The following proteins are encoded in a genomic region of Thunnus maccoyii chromosome 8, fThuMac1.1, whole genome shotgun sequence:
- the LOC121901526 gene encoding NLR family CARD domain-containing protein 3-like, with product MDQCEDREEGVPPSKSSLCGEHDSQTKAQRIQQQRPDSPGPEPSCLSFKSDWSRDIFRDFKEGRPSADQIVDQESSEVPSGQSAQQHQTHLDSIFMLLEENIITFVKNELKKIQKVLSSDYPECLESQREDEKVLDSEEEEQKRSSREAFQKITLHFLRRMKQEELADRLQNKSPAMFQHKLKSNLKKKFQCVFEGIAKAGNPTSLNQIYTELYITEGGTAEVNDEHEVRQIETASRKPDRPETTIRQEDIFKALPGRDEPIRTVMTKGVAGIGKTVLTQKFTLDWAEDKANQDIHFTFPFTFRELNVLKEKKYSLMELVYHFFAETKEVGICRFEEFQVVFIFDGLDECRLPLDFHNNEILTDVTESTSVDVLLTNLIRGKLLPSARLWITTRPAAANQIPPECVDMVTEVRGFTDPQKEEYFWKRFRDEERASRIISHIKRSRSLHIMCHIPVFCWLTATVLEDVLKSREGGKLPKTLTEMYIHFLVVQSKLKKVKYDGGAETDPHWSSESRKMIESLGKLAFEQLQKGNLIFYESDLTECGIDIRAASVYSGVFTQVFKEERGLYQDKMFCFIHLSVQEFLAALHVHLTFIKSGVNLLLKKQTTSQKSETRKDKFAETHFYQRAVDKALQSPNGHLDLFLRFLLGLSLQTNQTLLRGLLTHTGSSSQTNQETVEYIKMKVSENQSTERSINLFHCLNELNDCSLVEEIQQYLNSGSLSTDKLSPAQWSALVFILLSSEKDLDVFDLKKYTASEEALLRLIQVVKVSKKALLSGCNLSERSCAALSSVLDSQSCSLRELDLSNNNLRDSGMKLLSAGLESPHCTLKTLRLSGCLITEEGCASLASALSSNPSHLRELELSYNCPGASGEKLLSAGLEDPHWKLDNLRLQPAGVPWLTPGLRKYFCQLTLDPNTANRKLKLSDNNRKVTYVEEVQSYPDHLDRFDHWGQLLCRNDLTGRCYWEVEWRGRVRISVTYRGIRRKGDSDDCVFGRNHQSWCLSCYDDGYSVRHNKRVTSISSITSSSSSSSVSNRVAVYVDCPAGTLSFYRVSSDTLIHLHTFNTTFTQPLYAGFGFWSGSSVSLCGLEEEESPPVKETISLLTR from the exons atggatcagtgtgaggacagagaggagggagtccctccctctaaaagctctctgtgtggggaacatgacagccagaccaaagctcagag gATCCAGCAGCAGAGACCAGACTCTCCTGGACCTGAACCCAGCTGTCTGTCCTTTAAGAGCGACTGGTCGAGGGACATTTTCCGTGATTTTAAAGAAGGACGTCCATCTGCTGATCAGAT AGTGGACCaggagagctcagaggttcccagtggtcagtctgcccagcagcatcaaacacacctggactccatatttatg ctgctggaggagaacatcATCACCTTTGTGAAGAACGAGCTGAAGAAGATTCAGAAGGTTCTGAGTTcagattacccagaatgcttagAGAGTCAGAGGGAAGATGAGAAGGTGTTGgacagtgaggaggaagagcagaagaggagcagcagagaggcgtTTCAGAAgatcacactgcacttcctgaggagaatgaagcaaGAGGAGCTGGCTGACCGTCTGCAGAACA AATCTCCTGCCATGTTTCAACATAAACTCAAGtctaacctgaagaagaagtttcagtgtgtgtttgaggggattgctaaagcaggaaacccaacctctctgaatcagatctacacagagctctacatcacagagggagggactgcagaggtcaatgatgaacatgaggtcagacagattgaaacagcatccaggaaaccagacagaccagaaacaacaatcagacaagaagacatctttaaagccttaCCTGGGagagatgaaccaatcagaacagtgatgacaaagggagtggctggcattgggaaaacagtcttaacacagaagttcactctggactgggctgaagacaaagccaaccaggacatacacttcacatttccattcactttcagagagctgaatgtgctgaaagagaaaaagtacagcttgaTGGAACTTGTTTATCACTTCTTTGCTGAAACCAAAGAAGtaggaatctgcaggtttgaagagttccaggttgtgttcatctttgacggtctGGACGAAtgtcgacttcctctggacttccacaacaatgagatcctgactgatgttacagagtccacctcagtggatgtgctgctgacaaacctcattagggggaaactgcttccctctgctcgcctGTGGATAACCACACgccctgcagcagccaatcagatccctcctgagtgtgttgacatggtgacagaggtcagagggttcactgacccacagaaggaggagtatTTCTggaagagattcagagatgaggagagggccagcagaatcatctcccacatcaagagatcacgaagcctccacatcatgtgccacattCCAGTCTTCTGCTGGCTCACTGCTACAGTTttggaggatgtgttgaaaagcagagagggaggaaagctgcccaagaccctgactgagatgtacatccacttcctggtggttcagtccaaactgaagaaggtcaagtatgatggaggagctgagacagaccCACACTGGAgttcagagagcaggaagatgattgagtctctgggaaaactggcttttgagcagctgcagaaaggcaacctgatcttctatgaatcagacctgacagagtgtggcattgatatcagagcagcctcagtgtactcaggagtgttcacacaggtctttaaagaggagagagggctgtacCAGGACAAGATGTTCTGCTTCATCcatctgagcgttcaggagtttctggctgctcttcatgtccatctgacattcatcaagtctggagtcaatctgctgttaaaaaaacaaacaacatcccAAAAGTCTGaaacaagaaaagacaaatttgCAGAGACACATTTCTACCAGAGAGCTGTGGACAAGGCCTTGCAAagtccaaatggacacctggaTTTGTTTCTTcgcttcctcctgggtctttcactgcagaccaatcagactctcctCCGAGGTCTGCTCACACATACAGGAAGTAGCTCACAGACCAATCAGGAAACAGTCGAGTACATCAAGATGAAGGTCAGTGAGAATCAGTCtacagagagaagcatcaatctgttccactgtctgaatgaactgaatgattgttctctagtggaggagatccaacagtacctgaattcaggaagtctctccacagataaactgtctcctgctcagtggtcagctctggtcttcatcttactgtcatcagaaaaagatctggacgtgtttgacctgaagaaatacaCTGCTTCAGAGGAGGCACTTCTGAGGCTGATACAAGTGGTCAAAGTCTCAAAGAAAGCTCT ACTAAGTGGCTGTAACCtgtcagagagaagctgtgcagctctgtcctcagttctcgACTCCCAGTCCTgtagtctgagagagcttgacctgAGTAACAACAACTTGCGGGATTCAGGAATGAAGCTGTtatctgctggactggagagtccacactgtactctgaaaactctcag gctgtcaggatgtctgatcacagaggaaggctgtgcttctctggcctcagctctgagctccaacccttcccatctgagagagctggaacTGAGCTACAATTGTCCAGGAGCTtcaggagagaagctgctgtctgctggactggaggatCCACACTGGAAACTGGACAATCTCAG gctgcagcctgctggAGTCCCATGGTTGACACCAGGTCTgaggaagt atttctgtcaactcacactggatccaaacacagcaaacagaaaactcaaactgtctgacaacaacaggaaggtgacataTGTGGAGGAGGttcagtcatatcctgatcatctAGACAGATTTGATCACTGGGGACAGCTGTTATGTAGGAATGatctgactggtcgctgttattgggaggtcgagtggagaggaagagttCGTATATCAGTGacttacagaggaatcagaaggaaaggagacagtgatgactgtgtgtttggaaGAAATCATCAGTCCTGGTGTCTGAGCTGCTATGATGATGGTTACTCTGTCCGTCACAATAAGAGAGTAACATCcatctcctccatcacctcctcctcctcctcctcctctgtctctaacagagtagcagtgtatgtggactgtcctgctggcactctgtccttctacagagtctcctctgacacactgatccacctccacaccttcaacaccacattcactcagcctctgtatGCTGGGTTTGGGTTCTGGTCtggttcctcagtgtctctgtgtggtctggaggaggaagagtctccCCCTGTTAAAGAAACGATCTCACTGCTGACCAGATAG